The Candidatus Zixiibacteriota bacterium DNA window TTGCGGCGGACAGACTGGGAGCCCGCCGCGAGAAATATATCGAGGATAATCCGCTGATTTCCAATCCGGCGAAGCACATTGCCGAGGCGATCAAAGGAAAGATTGCGCTCATCTACGGGGGGCCGTCGTTTACGGGCGTGGTGGCGCAGCGATGGAAGGGACAGATCTGCGAAAACGGGAAGAACCTCGCGTTTGCGAATGAATTTCCGGAGTGCAATCACAACGAGCTGGTGGGCTGGACAAAGGCGACGATCGAACCGCACGTGGAGCATCTGACGGTTTTCATGCTTCGGGATGCCGGCGATCACCCGAAGATCCGCAAGCGCATGAATATCGTGAAGGCGATAGTCGAGAACTGCGGCGCCACGGTTCAGGACGTACACTCTATGGGCGAGAAGCCTCTGGAGCGGATGCTGAGTCTCATACAACTCGGCGATTTCGCGTCGTACTATCTGGCGGTACTCAACGGGATGGACCCGACGCCGGTCGAGGTAATCGAGAAGCTCAAAAAGGCGCTTGCGGATTGATGCGGGTTCCGGTCATGCCCGGTACAATCGACGCAGACCGTCCGATCGACCACCTGGTACGGGAGTATCCCGGACTGGTGAAGTTTCTGATTGACCACAATCTGCCCTGCGTGGTGTGCGGTGAACCGTTCTGGGGGAGTCTGAGGGAACTGGCTCATCAGAAGGGAATGGATGACCAACAGGTGCAGCGGCTGGTTGAAGA harbors:
- a CDS encoding DUF1858 domain-containing protein; translation: MPGTIDADRPIDHLVREYPGLVKFLIDHNLPCVVCGEPFWGSLRELAHQKGMDDQQVQRLVEEFANRH